The following are from one region of the Candidatus Kinetoplastibacterium crithidii genome:
- the panB gene encoding 3-methyl-2-oxobutanoate hydroxymethyltransferase has protein sequence MSAQILRKNIVFIKNCKRKQKIVSLSAYTSSIASIIDKHVDLILVGDSVGMVVYGFTNTLSVTLDMMIAHGSAVVRSTKLSCIVVDMPFGSYQASKSQAFKNASRILSETGAQAVKIEGGSEMAETVSFLTQRGIPVMGHIGLMPQQFNIAGGFKALKSEDHIFKKVLEDATLLESAGAFAIVLECVSEVIGERISNKLGIPIIGIGASPSCDGQILVVDDVLGMQKNFSPKFVKKYANLEEQISQAVEKYSLEVKEGTFPAKEYCFS, from the coding sequence ATGTCTGCACAAATTTTAAGAAAAAATATTGTTTTTATCAAAAATTGTAAAAGAAAACAAAAAATTGTGTCATTGTCTGCTTATACTTCATCAATAGCTAGTATTATTGATAAACATGTTGATTTAATACTAGTCGGAGATTCTGTAGGTATGGTTGTATACGGATTTACTAATACGTTATCTGTTACATTGGATATGATGATAGCTCATGGCTCAGCTGTAGTAAGGTCTACAAAACTTTCTTGTATAGTAGTAGATATGCCATTTGGTAGTTATCAGGCATCTAAATCTCAGGCATTTAAAAATGCATCTAGAATTTTGTCAGAAACAGGTGCTCAAGCAGTAAAAATAGAGGGTGGTTCTGAAATGGCTGAAACAGTTAGTTTTTTAACTCAAAGAGGTATTCCTGTTATGGGACATATTGGTTTAATGCCACAGCAATTTAATATTGCAGGTGGTTTTAAAGCATTAAAATCAGAAGACCATATATTTAAAAAGGTTCTTGAAGATGCTACTTTGTTGGAGTCAGCTGGTGCATTTGCTATAGTTTTAGAATGTGTATCAGAAGTAATTGGGGAACGTATATCAAATAAATTAGGTATACCTATAATAGGAATAGGTGCCTCACCTTCTTGTGATGGCCAAATATTAGTAGTAGATGATGTTCTGGGAATGCAGAAAAATTTTTCTCCAAAATTTGTAAAAAAATACGCTAATCTGGAGGAGCAAATTTCACAAGCAGTTGAAAAATATTCATTAGAAGTTAAAGAAGGTACATTTCCTGCAAAAGAATATTGTTTTTCTTAG
- the ssb gene encoding single-stranded DNA-binding protein, translating to MASVNKVIIVGNLGRDPEVRYTPEGSAICNMSVATTSQWKDRNSGERREETEWHRVVLYNRLAEIAGEFLKKGRPVYLEGRLKTRKWQDKETGTDRYSTEIIVDQMQMLGSKDSVNNNNEAHGMIETNNSYKGKSQQSASIASKAFNDLSDMDDDIPF from the coding sequence ATGGCTTCAGTTAATAAAGTGATAATCGTTGGAAATTTAGGAAGAGATCCAGAGGTTCGTTATACACCAGAGGGATCAGCGATTTGTAATATGTCTGTTGCAACTACCTCACAATGGAAGGATAGGAATAGTGGAGAACGTCGTGAAGAAACAGAATGGCATCGTGTGGTTTTATATAATCGTTTAGCTGAAATTGCTGGTGAATTTTTGAAAAAAGGTAGACCTGTTTATCTAGAGGGAAGGTTAAAAACAAGGAAATGGCAAGATAAAGAAACAGGTACTGATAGGTATAGTACTGAGATTATTGTTGATCAAATGCAGATGCTCGGTTCTAAGGATTCTGTCAACAACAACAATGAGGCTCATGGAATGATAGAAACAAATAATTCATACAAAGGAAAATCACAGCAAAGCGCTTCAATTGCAAGTAAAGCATTCAATGACTTATCAGATATGGATGATGATATTCCATTCTAA